A single genomic interval of Oceanithermus profundus DSM 14977 harbors:
- a CDS encoding polyprenyl synthetase family protein — protein sequence MSVEPSLSALPEPGEAFERRLRALLRSDVEFIQLIEDDLIAAGGKRIRPRLALLASRALGGVPHEMELALAVELLHSATLLHDDLVDDAETRRGREAAFRKYGNAVSVLSGDYLLSRVLFLLAETGRIELVHLFAEAARQLAEGEVLQFQAAAYQEYSEAQYYRIIESKTAALMRAATEGAALLGRAPETLRMALVTYGREYGMAFQMRDDYLDLMGASERLGKPVGGDVREGKVTLITLWLLDAEPERVGKVLLRRGREPDDVAFLRELAVRTGVAERVVEVIGERIRRALAALEVLPGSEAKSALEGLALAELERLQ from the coding sequence GTGAGCGTAGAGCCGTCGTTGTCCGCCCTGCCCGAACCGGGCGAAGCCTTCGAGCGAAGGTTGCGCGCCCTGCTTCGTTCCGACGTCGAGTTCATCCAGCTGATCGAAGACGACCTGATCGCAGCCGGGGGCAAGCGCATCCGCCCCCGGCTCGCGTTGCTGGCCAGCCGCGCCCTGGGCGGCGTGCCCCACGAGATGGAGCTGGCGCTGGCCGTCGAACTGCTGCACTCGGCGACGCTGCTCCACGACGACCTCGTCGACGACGCCGAGACCCGCCGCGGCCGTGAGGCCGCCTTCCGCAAGTACGGCAACGCCGTCTCCGTCCTCTCCGGCGACTACCTGCTCAGCCGGGTCCTCTTCCTGCTGGCCGAGACCGGCCGCATCGAGCTCGTGCACCTCTTCGCCGAGGCGGCGCGTCAGCTCGCCGAGGGCGAGGTGCTGCAGTTCCAGGCCGCGGCCTATCAGGAGTACTCGGAAGCGCAGTACTACCGCATCATCGAGAGCAAGACCGCGGCGCTGATGCGCGCGGCCACCGAGGGCGCGGCCCTCCTGGGGCGGGCGCCCGAGACTCTGCGCATGGCGCTGGTCACCTACGGGCGCGAGTACGGCATGGCCTTCCAGATGCGCGACGACTACCTCGACCTCATGGGGGCCTCCGAACGCCTCGGAAAGCCCGTCGGCGGCGACGTGCGCGAGGGCAAGGTCACGCTGATCACGCTCTGGCTGCTCGACGCCGAACCCGAACGCGTCGGGAAGGTGCTGCTGCGGCGCGGGCGCGAGCCCGACGACGTCGCCTTCCTGCGGGAGCTGGCGGTGCGGACCGGCGTCGCCGAACGCGTCGTCGAGGTGATCGGCGAACGCATCCGCCGCGCCCTCGCGGCGCTGGAGGTGCTGCCCGGCTCCGAGGCGAAGTCCGCGTTGGAAGGTTTGGCCCTTGCGGAACTGGAGCGGTTGCAGTAG